A window of the Cynocephalus volans isolate mCynVol1 chromosome 10, mCynVol1.pri, whole genome shotgun sequence genome harbors these coding sequences:
- the AOC3 gene encoding membrane primary amine oxidase, with protein sequence MNQKTTLVLLALAVITIFALVCVLLASRSGDRGEPSQHPHCPSVSHSAQPRPHPGQSQLFADLSREELTAVMSFLTQRLGPGLVDAAQARPSDNCVFSVELQLPPKAAALAHLDSGAPPPAREALAIVFFGGQPQPNVSELVVGPLPHPSYLRDVTVKRHGGPLPYHRRPVLAREYQDIDKMIFDRELPQAAGLLHHCCFYKRQEQNLVTVTTAPRGLQSGDRATWFGLYYNISGAGFYLHPTGLELLVDHKALDAAHWTIQKVFYQGRYYESLAQLEDQFEAGLVNVVLIPKNGTGGSWSLKSQVPPGPAPPLQFHPQGPRFSIQGSRVASSLWTFSFGLGAYSGLRIFDIRFQGERLVYELSLQEASAIYGGNSPAAMLTRYLDGSFGMGKYSTPLTRGVDCPYLATYVDWHFLLESQAPKTIRDAFCVFEQNQGLPLRRHHSTLHSHSFGGLAEMVLVVRSMSTLLNYDYVWDMVFHPNGAIEVKYHATGYISTAFLFGAAQRYGNQVGEHTLGTVHTHSAHFKVDLDISGLKNWVWAEDMAIVPMSVPWRPEHQIQRLKVTRKLLETEEQAAFHLGGATPRYLYLASNHSNKWGHPRGYRIQRLSFDGDPLPQNSSLERGFSWGRYQLAVTQRKEEEPTSSSIYNQNDPWTPTVDFTAFINNETIAGEDLVAWVTAGFLHIPHAEDIPNTVTVGNGVGFFLRPYNFFDEDPSFYSADSIYFQEDQDAGACEVNSLACLAQSAACAPDLPAFTHGGFSHN encoded by the exons ATGAACCAGAAGACCACCCTGGTGCTCCTGGCTCTGGCTGTCATCACCATCTTTGCCTTGGTTTGTGTCCTGCTTGCAAGTAGGAGTGGAGACAGGGGTGAACCCAGCCAGCATCCCCACTGCCCCTCTGTATCCCACAGTGCCCAGCCCCGGCCACACCCTGGCCAGAGCCAGCTGTTTGCAGACCTGAGCCGAGAGGAGCTGACGGCTGTGATGAGCTTTCTGACCCAGCGGCTGGGGCCAGGCCTGGTGGATGCAGCCCAGGCCCGCCCCTCGGACAACTGTGTCTTCTCAGTGGAGCTGCAGCTGCCCCCCAAAGCTGCAGCCCTGGCCCACCTGGACAGTGGGGCCCCCCCACCTGCCCGGGAAGCACTAGCCATCGTCTTCTTTGGTGGACAACCCCAGCCCAACGTGAGTGAGCTGGTGGTGGGGCCATTGCCTCACCCCTCCTACTTGCGGGATGTGACTGTGAAGAGACATGGGGGCCCCCTGCCCTATCACCGACGCCCTGTGCTGGCCCGAGAATACCAGGACATAGACAAGATGATCTTCGACAGAGAGCTGCCACAGGCTGCTGGCCTTCTCCACCACTGTTGCTTCTATAAACGCCAGGAACAGAACCTGGTGACAGTGACTACAGCTCCCCGTGGTCTGCAATCAGGGGACCGGGCCACCTGGTTTGGCCTCTACTACAACATCTCAGGGGCTGGGTTTTACCTGCATCCCACGGGGTTGGAGCTGCTAGTAGACCACAAGGCCCTGGACGCTGCCCACTGGACCATCCAGAAGGTATTCTATCAAGGCCGGTACTATGAGAGTCTGGCCCAACTGGAGGACCAGTTTGAGGCTGGCCTGGTGAATGTGGTACTGATCCCAAAAAATGGCACAGGTGGGTCCTGGTCCCTGAAGTCCCAGGTGCCTCCAGGTCCGGCTCCTCCTCTGCAGTTCCATCCCCAGGGCCCCCGCTTCAGCATCCAGGGGAGTCGAGTGGCCTCCTCATTGTGGACTTTCTCCTTTGGCCTGGGAGCTTACAGTGGCCTGAGAATCTTTGATATCCGCTTCCAGGGAGAACGCTTGGTTTATGAGCTCAGCCTTCAAGAGGCCTCAGCCATCTATGGTGGAAATTCCCCAGCAGCAATGCTGACCCGCTATTTGGATGGTAGCTTTGGCATGGGCAAGTACTCCACGCCCCTGACCCGAGGGGTGGACTGCCCCTACCTTGCCACCTATGTGGACTGGCACTTCCTTCTGGAATCCCAGGCTCCCAAAACAATACGCGATGCCTTTTGTGTGTTTGAACAGAACCAGGGCCTCCCCTTGAGGCGACACCACTCGACTTTACACTCCCACTCTTTTGGGGGACTTGCAGAGATGGTGCTGGTCGTCAGATCTATGTCCACCTTGCTTAACTATGACTATGTGTGGGATATGGTCTTCCACCCCAATGGAGCCATAGAAGTCAAGTACCATGCCACAGGCTACATCAGCACAGCATTCCTCTTTGGTGCTGCCCAAAGGTATGGGAACCAAGTTGGGGAGCACACGCTGGGCACAGTCCACACCCACAGTGCCCACTTCAAGGTGGATCTGGATATATCAG GACTGAAGAACTGGGTCTGGGCTGAGGACATGGCCATTGTCCCCATGTCTGTTCCCTGGCGCCCTGAGCACCAGATACAGAGACTGAAGGTGACCCGGAAGCTGCTGGAGACGGAGGAACAGGCTGCCTTCCACCTGGGAGGTGCCACCCCTCGCTACCTGTACCTGGCCAGCAACCACAGCAACAAGTGGGGTCACCCACGGGGCTACCGCATCCAGAGGCTCAGTTTTGATGGGGACCCGCTGCCCCAGAACAGCTCCCTGGAGAGAGGTTTCAGCTGGGGGAG GTACCAGCTGGCTGTGACccagaggaaagaggaagaaccCACTAGCTCCAGCATCTACAATCAAAACGACCCTTGGACCCCCACGGTGGATTTCACTGCCTTCATCAACAACGAGACCATTGCTGGAGAG gACTTGGTGGCCTGGGTGACAGCTGGTTTTCTGCACATCCCACATGCCGAGGACATTCCCAACACGGTGACTGTGGGGAATGGTGTGGGCTTCTTCCTCCGACCCTACAACTTCTTTGATGAGGATCCCTCTTTCTACTCTGCTGACTCCATCTACTTCCAGGAGGACCAGGATGCTGGGGCCTGTGAGGTCAACTCCCTGGCTTGCCTGGCCCAGTCTGCTGCCTGTGCCCCTGACCTCCCTGCCTTCACCCATGGGGGCTTTTCTCACAACTAG
- the AOC2 gene encoding retina-specific copper amine oxidase, which yields MNLKVVLVFLALSLITIFTLAYVLLTRQGGSSQPPHCPSVSHSAQPWPHPGQSQLFADLSREELTAVMSFLTQQLGPGLVDAAQARPSDNCVFSVELQLPTKAVALAHLDSGGPPPAREALAIVFFGGQSQPNVSELVVGPLPHPSYVRDVTVERHGGPLPYHQRPLLKTEFAQMRRHLKEVELPKAPVFLASVFNYNGSTLTFLHASPCGLRSGDRATWIGLYHNISGVGIFLHPVGLELLLDHRALDPARWAVQQVFYLGYYYADLSQLEWEFKSGRLEVVRVPLPLPDGASSLRSRISPGPLPPLQFSPQGSQFSVQGNLVVSSLWTFTFGHGVFSGMRIFDIRFKGERVAYEVSVQECLSVYGADSPKTMAIRYLDSSYGLGSNSRGLVRGVDCPYQATMVDIHILVGTGAVRLLPGAVCVFEEAQGLPLRRHHNYIESHFYGGLASSALVVRSVSSVGNYDYIWDFVLHPNGALEGRVHATGYINTAFLSRGEESLLFGNRVGERVLGAVHTHAFHFKLDLDVAGLKNWVVAEDVVFKPVAAPWSPEHKLQRPQLTRQVLEKEDLAAFPLGSPLPRYLYLASNQTNAWGHQRGYRIQIHSPIGIHMPLESDMERALSWGRYQLVVTQRKEEESQSSSIYYQSDIWTPTMAFADFINNETLLGEDLVAWVTASFLHIPHAEDIPNTVTLGNRVGFLLRPYNFFDEDPSIFSPGNVYFERGQDAGLCSVNPVACIPHLAACVPDLPPFSYQGFQP from the exons ATGAATCTCAAGGTAGTCCTGGTGTTTCTGGCACTGTCCCTCATTACCATCTTTACCCTGGCCTATGTCTTGCTGACCCGCCAGGGTGGTTCCAGCCAGCCTCCCCACTGCCCCTCTGTATCCCACAGTGCCCAGCCCTGGCCACACCCTGGCCAGAGCCAGCTGTTTGCAGACCTGAGCCGAGAGGAGCTGACGGCTGTGATGAGCTTTCTGACCCAGCAGCTGGGGCCAGGCCTGGTGGATGCTGCCCAGGCCCGCCCCTCGGACAACTGTGTCTTCTCAGTGGAGCTGCAGCTGCCCACCAAGGCTGTAGCCCTGGCCCATCTGGACAGTGGGGGCCCCCCACCTGCCCGGGAGGCACTGGCCATCGTCTTCTTTGGTGGACAATCCCAGCCCAACGTGAGTGAGCTGGTGGTGGGGCCATTGCCTCACCCCTCCTACGTGCGGGATGTGACTGTGGAGCGCCATGGGGGCCCCCTGCCCTATCACCAACGTCCCCTACTGAAAACTGAGTTTGCCCAGATGCGGAGGCATTTGAAAGAGGTGGAACTACCCAAGGCACCCGTCTTCCTGGCTTCCGTCTTCAACTACAACGGCTCCACTTTGACATTTCTGCACGCCTCCCCTTGTGGCTTGCGCTCAGGGGACCGAGCTACCTGGATAGGCCTCTACCATAACATCTCAGGTGTTGGTATTTTTCTTCACCCTGTGGGACTGGAGCTACTGCTGGACCACAGGGCTTTGGACCCTGCCCGCTGGGCTGTCCAGCAGGTCTTCTATCTTGGGTACTATTATGCAGACTTGAGCCAATTGGAATGGGAGTTTAAGTCTGGCCGGCTGGAAGTGGTTAGAGTCCCTCTACCCCTACCAGATGGGGCTTCATCTCTGAGGTCCCGGATCTCCCCAGGTCCTCTTCCCCCTCTTCAGTTCTCACCCCAGGGTTCCCAATTCAGTGTACAAGGGAACCTGGTGGTATCCTCTCTCTGGACGTTTACCTTTGGCCATGGGGTGTTCAGTGGCATGAGGATTTTTGATATTCGGTTCAAGGGTGAGCGAGTGGCCTATGAAGTCAGTGTCCaggagtgtctgtctgtctatggtGCTGATTCACCCAAGACAATGGCGATCCGATATTTGGATAGCAGCTATGGACTTGGCAGTAACAGCCGAGGCTTGGTGCGGGGAGTGGATTGCCCCTATCAAGCCACAATGGTGGACATCCACATATTAGTGGGCACAGGGGCAGTTCGGCTGCTCCCCGGGgctgtgtgtgtatttgaggAAGCCCAGGGACTACCCCTTCGAAGGCACCACAATTACATTGAGAGTCATTTCTATGGTGGCTTGGCCAGCTCAGCTCTTGTAGTCAGGTCTGTGTCATCTGTGGGCAACTATGACTACATTTGGGACTTCGTGTTGCACCCAAATGGGGCACTTGAAGGGCGGGTCCATGCCACGGGCTATATCAACACAGCTTTCCTGAGTCGGGGAGAGGAGAGCCTCCTCTTTGGGAACCGCGTGGGGGAACGAGTGCTGGGGGCGGTGCACACGCACGCCTTCCACTTCAAGCTGGACCTGGATGTGGCAG GACTGAAAAATTGGGTGGTAGCTGAAGATGTGGTGTTTAAACCTGTGGCAGCCCCCTGGAGTCCGGAACACAAGCTGCAGCGCCCACAGCTGACCCGGCAGGTCCTGGAAAAGGAGGACCTGGCAGCTTTTCCCTTGGGGAGCCCTCTTCCCCGCTACCTTTACCTGGCTAGCAACCAGACTAATGCCTGGGGTCACCAGCGTGGGTACCGAATCCAGATCCACAGCCCCATCGGCATACACATGCCTCTGGAAAGTGACATGGAGAGGGCCCTCAGCTGGGGGAG ATACCAACTCGTGGTGAcccagaggaaggaggaggagtctCAGAGCAGCAGCATCTATTACCAGAGTGACATCTGGACACCCACTATGGCCTTTGCTGACTTCATCAACAATGAAACCCTCTTAGGAGAG GATCTGGTGGCTTGGGTTACAGCCAGCTTCCTGCACATTCCCCATGCTGAGGATATCCCCAACACAGTGACTCTGGGGAACAGAGTTGGCTTCTTGCTCCGACCCTATAACTTCTTTGATGAGGACCCATCCATCTTCTCTCCTGGCAACGTCTACTTTGAGAGGGGGCAGGATGCTGGGCTCTGTAGTGTCAACCCTGTGGCCTGCATCCCCCACCTAGCAGCCTGTGTCCCAGATTTGCCCCCTTTCTCTTACCAAGGCTTCCAGCCCTGA